In one window of Marispirochaeta aestuarii DNA:
- a CDS encoding nickel/cobalt transporter produces MTRRALILLALLAGCTAIFPQSNPFLSSGNGSTREEPETRVTTPAAPRPSNPVLARISAVQRRLQRRISSSLEKASSGEDPAALLVLAGLAFLYGFIHALGPGHRKTVLLGYFLGEKARPAAGIATGILLALAHAGSALILVGGFSWLAVNSMLVSINRAEQYLYPATYGIISLLGIWMLVQGIREFRGREHAGSGRSVNAGTGGIILSGLVPCPGASAIMIFSIASGGIWIGIIAVLAMSLGMGIVLAGIGLVSILFRGRIATLINDGNTGRRLELVLHMGGGILVAGFGLLLLAGSL; encoded by the coding sequence ATGACCAGACGAGCGCTGATCCTGCTGGCACTCCTTGCGGGATGCACGGCCATATTTCCCCAGAGCAATCCCTTTCTCTCCTCCGGTAATGGCAGCACCAGGGAAGAACCTGAAACCCGGGTCACAACCCCCGCAGCCCCGAGGCCTTCAAATCCAGTGCTTGCCCGCATATCCGCCGTACAGAGGAGACTTCAGCGCAGGATCTCATCTTCCCTCGAGAAAGCCTCGTCAGGGGAAGATCCCGCAGCCCTGTTGGTGCTTGCCGGCCTCGCCTTCCTCTACGGATTCATTCACGCCCTTGGACCGGGACACCGGAAAACGGTACTCCTGGGATACTTCCTCGGAGAAAAAGCCCGTCCCGCCGCCGGAATCGCCACGGGTATCCTCCTGGCCCTTGCCCATGCCGGAAGCGCCCTGATACTGGTAGGGGGATTTTCATGGCTGGCGGTCAATTCAATGCTTGTCTCCATAAACCGGGCGGAGCAGTACCTCTACCCGGCCACATACGGCATAATAAGCCTGCTGGGTATCTGGATGCTTGTGCAGGGAATCCGGGAGTTCCGCGGCCGCGAACACGCAGGTTCCGGGCGCTCCGTCAATGCCGGTACCGGCGGGATTATACTCTCGGGACTGGTACCCTGTCCCGGGGCTTCGGCCATAATGATTTTTTCCATCGCCTCCGGAGGCATCTGGATCGGGATTATCGCGGTGCTTGCCATGTCCCTGGGAATGGGAATTGTGCTGGCCGGAATCGGACTCGTGAGCATTCTCTTTCGCGGAAGGATAGCCACCCTTATCAATGATGGGAATACCGGGAGGCGACTGGAACTAGTCCTCCATATGGGAGGGGGAATCCTCGTCGCCGGCTTCGGGCTCCTGCTTCTGGCGGGAAGCCTTTGA
- a CDS encoding cysteine-rich small domain-containing protein, with amino-acid sequence MQKESYRWFSNRKCRYYPCHKGIEEINCLFCFCPLYWFPDCGGSYTLTEDGVKDCSPCIKPHVPGGYDEILEEISARIKNGSASKASRQKQEPEAGDEDSPSHMED; translated from the coding sequence ATGCAGAAGGAAAGCTATCGCTGGTTCAGCAACCGGAAATGCAGGTATTATCCCTGCCACAAAGGGATTGAAGAGATAAACTGCCTCTTCTGTTTCTGCCCCCTCTACTGGTTCCCCGACTGCGGCGGGAGCTACACTTTGACCGAAGATGGGGTCAAGGACTGCAGTCCCTGTATAAAACCCCATGTCCCGGGAGGCTATGATGAAATTCTCGAGGAGATTTCTGCGAGAATAAAGAACGGCTCAGCCTCAAAGGCTTCCCGCCAGAAGCAGGAGCCCGAAGCCGGCGACGAGGATTCCCCCTCCCATATGGAGGACTAG
- a CDS encoding metal-dependent transcriptional regulator, translated as MDIAVLSEPDMKNTGDLALQELHKRFPAALDYLTTIFLIDREYGKVANSKLAARLGVSKPAVSQAVGRLKRHHLADQDSYGTIRLTPEGRIYATRILKRHYLIEHLLILRLDYPWDKADDEALRLQAAISEEFAAHLFETFGRPDTCPHGNPFPGSPREKELLDAPRLSEAREGCRTVLLRITEEGEAVEGLLHFCNENQLRPGRELEILKKAGDNVLLGCCEGRTITIPQGYAVHLRYRALQD; from the coding sequence ATGGATATTGCGGTATTATCTGAACCAGACATGAAGAACACCGGAGACCTCGCGCTGCAGGAGTTGCATAAGCGCTTTCCCGCAGCCCTGGATTATCTGACAACAATCTTCCTGATCGACAGGGAATACGGAAAGGTTGCAAACAGTAAACTCGCCGCCCGCCTGGGAGTCTCAAAACCGGCGGTCAGCCAGGCTGTCGGCCGGCTGAAGCGCCACCACCTCGCGGACCAGGACTCCTACGGAACCATCCGGCTTACCCCGGAGGGCAGGATCTATGCGACCCGCATACTGAAGCGGCACTATCTGATAGAGCATCTCCTGATCCTGCGCCTGGACTACCCCTGGGACAAGGCCGACGATGAGGCCCTCAGGCTCCAGGCTGCCATATCGGAAGAGTTCGCCGCTCATCTTTTCGAGACCTTTGGGCGTCCCGACACATGCCCTCACGGGAATCCCTTTCCCGGCAGCCCCAGGGAGAAGGAGCTTCTGGATGCACCGAGGTTGAGTGAGGCCCGTGAAGGTTGCAGGACTGTTCTGTTGCGCATCACCGAAGAGGGGGAAGCCGTCGAAGGACTCCTCCATTTCTGCAATGAAAATCAGCTGCGCCCAGGGCGGGAACTTGAGATTTTGAAGAAAGCCGGAGACAATGTTCTGCTGGGCTGCTGTGAGGGCAGAACCATTACAATCCCTCAAGGATATGCCGTACATCTCAGGTACAGGGCGCTTCAGGACTGA
- the feoB gene encoding Fe(2+) transporter permease subunit FeoB produces MSATLTRMKTIALAGNPNCGKTTIFNALTGSSAKVGNWPGVTVERREGRLKGSSAETAVVDLPGIYSLSAESEDERVARDFIISGSVDLVISIVDAANLERNLFLTSTILESGIPTVVALNMMDAAKKKGIRIDLKALSDELGCPVLPLSAIQPESLKNFRNELDRTLSSGIPAPKTRIKYSPEIESTIGSWSKKLSGPASELGVTDRFIALSLLEEDPFITEHFGPLLGEEEIEKALSSIGDLAGTTVDMLIADNRYSWINSLCNTATSRKEEGTKRASRGGLDAILLHRFLGIPIFLGVMYLVFWFTMAVGGSFIDFFDILFGGIFVDGLGTLMAGLGSPEWLTAIIAGGIGGGIQTVSTFIPIIFTMFLMLALLEDSGYMARAAFVMDKAMRAIGLPGKAFVPMLVGFGCTVPAIMATRTLESKRDRFMAIFMTPFMSCGARLPVYALFTAAFFGNLAGGVVFSIYLAGVLLAVLTGLLLKHTLFKGKHTPFVMELPAYHSPRMGHIMNSAWRRLKIYMFRAGKVIILVVLLLSVLNSWGTDGTFGNEDSEESVLSVIGKSITPVFTPMGIVQENWPATVSLFTGLFAKEAVVGTLNALYSQESFGGEEPAEDEEPWSLAALTVESLASIGENLSGVLDGLLDPLGLGLISSDADSLAEELETDDSVFTGLRDNFSPVSAYAFLLFILIYFPCVAALGAAVQETGKGYGTVLVTYLTLLAWIISTLVFQILEGGSLLWITVALLLLAGIFVSFTLMGRGRERLRYPG; encoded by the coding sequence ATGAGCGCCACACTTACACGCATGAAGACCATCGCCCTTGCGGGAAACCCCAACTGCGGAAAAACAACGATCTTCAACGCCCTTACCGGATCCAGTGCCAAGGTGGGAAACTGGCCCGGTGTTACCGTGGAGCGTCGGGAAGGACGCCTTAAAGGAAGCTCTGCTGAAACAGCCGTTGTGGACCTTCCGGGGATCTACTCCCTCTCCGCCGAATCCGAGGACGAAAGGGTTGCCCGGGACTTTATCATAAGCGGCAGCGTGGATCTGGTAATCAGCATTGTCGATGCCGCCAACCTGGAACGCAACCTCTTTCTCACATCCACAATTCTGGAGAGCGGCATACCCACCGTGGTGGCCCTGAACATGATGGACGCGGCGAAAAAGAAGGGAATACGCATCGACCTCAAGGCGCTCTCTGATGAACTCGGCTGTCCGGTGCTTCCCCTTTCCGCCATACAGCCTGAAAGCCTGAAGAATTTCAGGAACGAACTGGACAGAACACTGAGCAGCGGTATCCCGGCTCCGAAGACCCGGATTAAATACAGCCCGGAAATCGAAAGCACCATTGGAAGCTGGTCGAAGAAACTCTCCGGTCCGGCCTCGGAACTGGGAGTCACCGACAGATTCATTGCACTGTCCCTGCTTGAGGAAGACCCCTTCATAACGGAACATTTTGGTCCCCTCCTCGGAGAAGAGGAGATTGAAAAGGCCCTTTCATCCATCGGTGATCTGGCGGGGACTACCGTGGATATGCTCATTGCCGACAACCGCTACTCCTGGATAAACTCCCTGTGCAATACAGCGACAAGCAGGAAGGAGGAGGGAACAAAGAGAGCCTCCAGGGGAGGACTGGATGCCATCCTGCTGCACCGCTTTCTCGGAATCCCGATCTTTCTGGGGGTCATGTACCTGGTTTTCTGGTTTACCATGGCCGTGGGGGGATCATTCATCGATTTCTTTGACATCCTTTTCGGCGGAATCTTTGTAGACGGCCTGGGGACCCTGATGGCAGGCCTGGGGAGCCCCGAATGGCTGACAGCCATAATCGCCGGAGGTATCGGGGGCGGAATTCAGACCGTATCCACCTTTATTCCCATCATCTTTACCATGTTCCTCATGCTCGCGCTTCTGGAGGATTCGGGATACATGGCCCGGGCCGCCTTCGTTATGGACAAGGCCATGCGGGCGATCGGACTTCCCGGCAAGGCCTTTGTCCCCATGCTGGTGGGTTTCGGCTGTACCGTCCCTGCGATCATGGCCACCCGGACCCTGGAGTCGAAACGTGACCGTTTTATGGCCATCTTTATGACTCCCTTCATGTCCTGCGGCGCACGGCTTCCTGTCTATGCCCTCTTTACCGCGGCCTTCTTCGGGAACCTTGCCGGGGGAGTGGTATTCTCCATCTACCTGGCGGGGGTACTTCTGGCGGTCCTTACGGGGCTGCTTCTCAAACACACCCTCTTCAAGGGAAAGCATACACCCTTTGTTATGGAGCTTCCCGCCTATCACAGCCCCAGAATGGGACACATCATGAACAGTGCGTGGAGACGGCTGAAGATCTACATGTTCAGGGCCGGAAAGGTAATAATCCTGGTGGTTCTTCTTCTTTCGGTACTGAATTCCTGGGGAACCGACGGGACCTTCGGCAACGAGGACTCGGAGGAGTCGGTACTCTCTGTCATAGGAAAAAGCATAACCCCCGTATTCACTCCCATGGGAATTGTGCAGGAGAACTGGCCGGCTACGGTCAGCCTTTTTACAGGGCTCTTTGCCAAGGAGGCTGTTGTGGGGACCCTGAACGCCCTCTACTCCCAGGAAAGCTTCGGAGGTGAAGAACCTGCAGAAGACGAAGAACCCTGGAGTCTGGCTGCCCTTACTGTCGAGTCCCTGGCCAGCATCGGTGAGAACCTGTCCGGGGTCCTGGATGGGCTGCTTGATCCCCTCGGTCTGGGGCTCATCTCCTCGGATGCCGATTCTCTGGCAGAGGAACTGGAAACCGATGACAGTGTATTCACCGGCTTACGGGACAATTTCAGCCCCGTCAGCGCCTATGCCTTCCTGCTCTTCATTCTCATCTACTTCCCCTGCGTGGCGGCCCTGGGTGCTGCGGTTCAGGAGACAGGAAAGGGCTACGGTACGGTGCTGGTCACCTACCTGACTCTCCTGGCATGGATTATCTCGACCCTGGTTTTCCAGATCCTCGAAGGAGGCTCCCTGCTCTGGATTACGGTGGCTCTGCTTCTTCTGGCTGGCATCTTTGTCAGTTTCACCCTTATGGGACGCGGACGGGAACGGCTACGCTATCCCGGCTGA
- a CDS encoding FeoA family protein, with protein MNKDRTLHLAQMRPGETAVITGYLAGGRDYRRKLLSFGLTAGTRITLLKTAPLGDPVEISVRGYSLSLRKTEAAVLELRGDA; from the coding sequence ATGAATAAAGACCGGACCCTGCATCTGGCGCAGATGCGCCCCGGCGAGACTGCGGTAATTACCGGTTACCTGGCGGGAGGCCGGGACTACCGCAGAAAGCTTCTCTCCTTCGGGCTGACCGCAGGCACCAGGATAACCCTGCTCAAGACGGCCCCCCTGGGGGATCCCGTGGAGATCTCCGTACGGGGCTACTCCTTGAGCCTGAGAAAAACCGAAGCGGCGGTACTGGAATTGAGGGGTGATGCATGA
- a CDS encoding FeoA family protein — protein sequence MRHSDGNTMMTLRTPADLRTGRSCRVSALGKGRSFRARMVSLGIRPGAILTVVGGHGAGPRLLQVGPQRVMIGAEMVRHIFVTEEPYNE from the coding sequence ATGAGACATTCCGATGGCAATACGATGATGACCCTGCGGACCCCCGCAGATCTCCGGACCGGCCGCAGCTGCCGGGTCAGCGCCCTGGGAAAAGGGCGGAGTTTCAGGGCCCGCATGGTATCCCTGGGAATCCGCCCGGGAGCGATACTCACCGTTGTCGGCGGACACGGAGCGGGTCCCAGGCTCCTTCAGGTGGGACCTCAGCGTGTGATGATCGGAGCGGAGATGGTCCGTCATATCTTTGTAACGGAGGAACCATACAATGAATAA
- a CDS encoding DUF1007 family protein — MIRRFLLIALLCLPSILTAHPHMFIDTRLKIGIEGNSLRQVEITWYFDPMFTASIVGDFDGDRNGVFTPEETREVQEYAFSNLENYDYFTFLELNGTTHVPRRIENFRVFVENRQLVYRFSIPFDLELKEKKFAIAIYDETYFCDILFHEEAPVEFQGTRPAGWEIVENRDRSINYGGPVSVSREGKEYSGTAFPQQLQVSLR, encoded by the coding sequence ATGATCCGACGATTTCTGCTTATTGCTCTCCTGTGCCTGCCGAGCATACTCACGGCCCATCCGCACATGTTTATCGATACCCGCCTGAAAATCGGCATTGAGGGGAACAGCCTCAGACAGGTCGAGATTACATGGTACTTTGACCCCATGTTTACCGCATCAATTGTCGGAGACTTCGACGGCGACCGTAACGGCGTATTCACTCCTGAAGAGACCAGGGAGGTACAGGAATATGCATTTTCCAATCTTGAAAACTACGACTATTTCACCTTCCTCGAGCTGAACGGAACGACCCATGTACCCCGGCGAATAGAGAACTTCAGGGTCTTCGTGGAAAACCGGCAGCTTGTCTACCGTTTCTCCATTCCCTTTGACCTGGAGCTTAAGGAGAAGAAATTCGCCATAGCCATTTATGATGAAACCTATTTCTGCGACATTCTCTTTCACGAAGAGGCCCCGGTTGAGTTTCAGGGCACCAGGCCGGCAGGCTGGGAGATAGTCGAGAACAGGGACAGGAGCATTAATTACGGCGGACCGGTCTCAGTCTCCAGGGAGGGCAAAGAGTATTCGGGTACCGCCTTTCCCCAGCAGCTCCAGGTCTCTCTGAGATAG